A single Cyclopterus lumpus isolate fCycLum1 chromosome 15, fCycLum1.pri, whole genome shotgun sequence DNA region contains:
- the borcs7 gene encoding BLOC-1-related complex subunit 7 isoform X1 has product MASADSQPRFGQSVKGLLSDKVGSCGGDVIVLTRQVLKGSRSQELLGQAARNMVIQEDAILHSEDSTPLPSVFQSLRKMSIITTHLQYQQEAIQKNVEHSKNLQDQLRHLLK; this is encoded by the exons ATGGCGTCAGCTGATTCCCAGCCGAGGTTTGGCCAGTCTGTCAAGGGGCTGTTATCCGATAAAGTGGGCTCCTGTGGCGGGGACGTCATCGTGCTGACCCGCCAAGTGCTAAAGGGATCTCGCAGTCAGGAG CTTCTTGGTCAAGCAGCCAGAAATATGGTCATTCAGGAGGACGCCATCCTGCACTCTGAGGAT TCGACACCGTTACCGTCTGTCTTCCAGAGTCTGAGAAAGATGTCCATTATCACCACACACCTACAATACCA GCAGGAGGCCATCCAGAAGAA CGTGGAGCACTCTAAAAACCTGCAGGACCAGCTGAGACACCTGCTGAAGTGA
- the borcs7 gene encoding BLOC-1-related complex subunit 7 isoform X3, which translates to MASADSQPRFGQSVKGLLSDKVGSCGGDVIVLTRQVLKGSRSQELLGQAARNMVIQEDAILHSEDSTPLPSVFQSLRKMSIITTHLQYQRPSRRTWSTLKTCRTS; encoded by the exons ATGGCGTCAGCTGATTCCCAGCCGAGGTTTGGCCAGTCTGTCAAGGGGCTGTTATCCGATAAAGTGGGCTCCTGTGGCGGGGACGTCATCGTGCTGACCCGCCAAGTGCTAAAGGGATCTCGCAGTCAGGAG CTTCTTGGTCAAGCAGCCAGAAATATGGTCATTCAGGAGGACGCCATCCTGCACTCTGAGGAT TCGACACCGTTACCGTCTGTCTTCCAGAGTCTGAGAAAGATGTCCATTATCACCACACACCTACAATACCA GAGGCCATCCAGAAGAA CGTGGAGCACTCTAAAAACCTGCAGGACCAGCTGA
- the borcs7 gene encoding BLOC-1-related complex subunit 7 isoform X8: MASADSQPRFGQSVKGLLSDKVGSCGGDVIVLTRQVLKGSRSQELLGQAARNMVIQEDAILHSEDSTPLPSVFQSLRKMSIITTHLQYH; encoded by the exons ATGGCGTCAGCTGATTCCCAGCCGAGGTTTGGCCAGTCTGTCAAGGGGCTGTTATCCGATAAAGTGGGCTCCTGTGGCGGGGACGTCATCGTGCTGACCCGCCAAGTGCTAAAGGGATCTCGCAGTCAGGAG CTTCTTGGTCAAGCAGCCAGAAATATGGTCATTCAGGAGGACGCCATCCTGCACTCTGAGGAT TCGACACCGTTACCGTCTGTCTTCCAGAGTCTGAGAAAGATGTCCATTATCACCACACACCTACAATACCA CTGA
- the borcs7 gene encoding BLOC-1-related complex subunit 7 isoform X2 produces the protein MASADSQPRFGQSVKGLLSDKVGSCGGDVIVLTRQVLKGSRSQELLGQAARNMVIQEDAILHSEDSTPLPSVFQSLRKMSIITTHLQYHVEHSKNLQDQLRHLLK, from the exons ATGGCGTCAGCTGATTCCCAGCCGAGGTTTGGCCAGTCTGTCAAGGGGCTGTTATCCGATAAAGTGGGCTCCTGTGGCGGGGACGTCATCGTGCTGACCCGCCAAGTGCTAAAGGGATCTCGCAGTCAGGAG CTTCTTGGTCAAGCAGCCAGAAATATGGTCATTCAGGAGGACGCCATCCTGCACTCTGAGGAT TCGACACCGTTACCGTCTGTCTTCCAGAGTCTGAGAAAGATGTCCATTATCACCACACACCTACAATACCA CGTGGAGCACTCTAAAAACCTGCAGGACCAGCTGAGACACCTGCTGAAGTGA
- the borcs7 gene encoding BLOC-1-related complex subunit 7 isoform X5 — protein sequence MASADSQPRFGQSVKGLLSDKVGSCGGDVIVLTRQVLKGSRSQELLGQAARNMVIQEDAILHSEDSLRKMSIITTHLQYQQEAIQKNVEHSKNLQDQLRHLLK from the exons ATGGCGTCAGCTGATTCCCAGCCGAGGTTTGGCCAGTCTGTCAAGGGGCTGTTATCCGATAAAGTGGGCTCCTGTGGCGGGGACGTCATCGTGCTGACCCGCCAAGTGCTAAAGGGATCTCGCAGTCAGGAG CTTCTTGGTCAAGCAGCCAGAAATATGGTCATTCAGGAGGACGCCATCCTGCACTCTGAGGAT AGTCTGAGAAAGATGTCCATTATCACCACACACCTACAATACCA GCAGGAGGCCATCCAGAAGAA CGTGGAGCACTCTAAAAACCTGCAGGACCAGCTGAGACACCTGCTGAAGTGA
- the borcs7 gene encoding BLOC-1-related complex subunit 7 isoform X4 has translation MASADSQPRFGQSVKGLLSDKVGSCGGDVIVLTRQVLKGSRSQELLGQAARNMVIQEDAILHSEDSLRKMSIITTHLQYQRPSRRSESKHNTLFMLQLTSLSHL, from the exons ATGGCGTCAGCTGATTCCCAGCCGAGGTTTGGCCAGTCTGTCAAGGGGCTGTTATCCGATAAAGTGGGCTCCTGTGGCGGGGACGTCATCGTGCTGACCCGCCAAGTGCTAAAGGGATCTCGCAGTCAGGAG CTTCTTGGTCAAGCAGCCAGAAATATGGTCATTCAGGAGGACGCCATCCTGCACTCTGAGGAT AGTCTGAGAAAGATGTCCATTATCACCACACACCTACAATACCA GAGGCCATCCAGAAGAAGTGAGTCTAAACACAACACTCTGTTTATGCTTCAGCTGACATCGCTGTCTCATCTGTGA
- the borcs7 gene encoding BLOC-1-related complex subunit 7 isoform X7 yields the protein MASADSQPRFGQSVKGLLSDKVGSCGGDVIVLTRQVLKGSRSQELLGQAARNMVIQEDAILHSEDSLRKMSIITTHLQYQRPSRRTWSTLKTCRTS from the exons ATGGCGTCAGCTGATTCCCAGCCGAGGTTTGGCCAGTCTGTCAAGGGGCTGTTATCCGATAAAGTGGGCTCCTGTGGCGGGGACGTCATCGTGCTGACCCGCCAAGTGCTAAAGGGATCTCGCAGTCAGGAG CTTCTTGGTCAAGCAGCCAGAAATATGGTCATTCAGGAGGACGCCATCCTGCACTCTGAGGAT AGTCTGAGAAAGATGTCCATTATCACCACACACCTACAATACCA GAGGCCATCCAGAAGAA CGTGGAGCACTCTAAAAACCTGCAGGACCAGCTGA
- the borcs7 gene encoding BLOC-1-related complex subunit 7 isoform X6 — MASADSQPRFGQSVKGLLSDKVGSCGGDVIVLTRQVLKGSRSQELLGQAARNMVIQEDAILHSEDSLRKMSIITTHLQYHVEHSKNLQDQLRHLLK; from the exons ATGGCGTCAGCTGATTCCCAGCCGAGGTTTGGCCAGTCTGTCAAGGGGCTGTTATCCGATAAAGTGGGCTCCTGTGGCGGGGACGTCATCGTGCTGACCCGCCAAGTGCTAAAGGGATCTCGCAGTCAGGAG CTTCTTGGTCAAGCAGCCAGAAATATGGTCATTCAGGAGGACGCCATCCTGCACTCTGAGGAT AGTCTGAGAAAGATGTCCATTATCACCACACACCTACAATACCA CGTGGAGCACTCTAAAAACCTGCAGGACCAGCTGAGACACCTGCTGAAGTGA
- the nt5c2a gene encoding 5'-nucleotidase, cytosolic IIa isoform X1, with translation MTTSWSDRLQKYADIPANMDGVAMKKYRRQAHHRVFVNRSLAMEKIKCFGFDMDYTLAVYKSPEYESMGFDLTVERLVSIGYPQELLNFVYDPSFPTRGLVFDTMYGNLLKVDGYGNILVCVHGFNFVRGPDIREMYPNKFIQRGDTERFYILNTLFNLPETYLFACLVDFFSNCSRYSSCETGFKDGDLFMSYKSMFQDVRDGVDWIHFKGSLKEKTVENLEKYVVKDPKLPLLLSRMNEVAKVFLATNSDFKYTEKIMTYLFDFPHGPKPGTPHRPWKSYFDLILVDARKPVFFGEGTVLRQVDTITGRLKIGTYTGSLQHGIVYSGGSSDIVCDLLGAKGKDIIYIGDHIFGDILKSKKRQGWRTFLVIPELAQELHVWTDKSSIFEELQSLECFLAELYKNLDSSSNERPDISSLQRRIKKVTHDMDMCYGMMGSLFRSGSRQTLFASQVMRYADLYAASFINLLYYPFSYLFRAAHVLMPHESTVEHAHVSVIDTESPLATRNRHDVDLKEMECKRLQLTRSVSEIQPPHFFPQAPQEITHCHDEDDDEEEELVVTSAC, from the exons ATGACGACTTCCTGGAGTGACCGTCTGCAGAAGTATGCCGACATACCAGCCAACATGGACGGCGTGGCCATGAAGAAGTATCGACGTCAAGCGCACCACAG AGTGTTTGTCAACCGAAGCTTGGCCATGGAGAAGATCAAGTGTTTTGGATTTGATATGGATTACACCCTGGCAG TGTATAAGTCTCCTGAGTACGAGTCGATGGGCTTCGACTTGACGGTGGAGCGGCTGGTGTCCATCGGTTATCCACAAGAGCTGCTCAACTTTGTCTACGACCCCTCCTTCCCCACCAG AGGTCTGGTGTTCGACACGATGTATGGCAACCTGCTCAAGGTGGATGGATACGGGAACATCCTGGTGTGTGTGCACGGATTCAACTTTGTGAGGGG ACCTGACATCAGAGAGATGTACCCCAACAAGTTCATTCAGCGTGGAGACACGGAGCGCTTCTACATCCTCAACACACTCTTCAACCTGCCTG AAACCTACCTCTTTGCTTGCCTGGTAGATTTCTTCAGTAACTGCTCCCGATACTCGAG CTGTGAGACCGGCTTCAAAGATGGCGACCTTTTCATGTCCTATAAGAGCATGTTCCAGGATGTCAGAGACGGCGTGGACTGGATCCATTTCAAG GGGTCCTTAAAAGAAAAGACTGTGGAAAACCTGGAGAAGTATGTGGTAAAGGAT CCAaagcttcctcttctcctcagcCGCATGAACGAAGTAGCCAAAGTGTTCCTGGCCACCAACAGTGATTTCAAATACACCGAG AAAATAATGACCTACCTGTTTGACTTTCCCCACGGCCCGAAG ccaGGTACACCCCACCGGCCGTGGAAGTCCTACTTTGACCTGATCCTGGTGGACGCTCGCAAGCCTGTGTTCTTTGGAGAGGGAACAGTGCTGCGGCAGGTCGacact ATCACGGGTCGGCTGAAGATCGGCACGTACACGGGATCCCTCCAGCACGGTATCGTTTACTCCGGAG GTTCCTCAGACATCGTGTGCGACCTGCTGGGCGCTAAAGGAAAGGACATCATCTACATTGGAGACCACATTTTCGGTGACATCCTGAAGTCCAAGAAGCGGCAGGGCTGGAGGACGTTCCTGGTGATTCCTGAGCTGGCCCAGGAGTTGCATGTGTGGACTGACAAGAGCT CTATTTTTGAGGAGCTTCAGTCTCTGGAATGCTTCCTTGCAGAGCTTTACAA GAATctggacagcagcagcaatgaGAGGCCCGACATCAGCTCGCTGCAGAGACGGATTAAG AAAGTGACACATGACATGGACATGTGCTACGGCATGATGGGAAGTCTGTTCCGCAGCGGCTCCCGACAGACGCTGTTCGCCTCCCAGGTGATGCGCTACGCTGACCTGTACGCCGCCTCCTTCATCAACCTGCTGTACTACCCCTTCAGCTACCTGTTCAGAGCTGCACACGTGCTG ATGCCCCACGAGTCGACGGTGGAACACGCCCACGTAAGCGTCATCGACACCGAGTCGCCGCTGGCCACGCGGAACCGCCACGACGTCGACCTCAAGGAGATGGAGTGCAAGCGGCTCCAGCTGACCCGGTCCGTCAGCGAGATCCAGCCCCCCCACTTCTTCCCCCAGGCGCCGCAAGAGATCACGCACTGccacgacgaggacgacgacgaggaggaaga ACTGGTCGTCACATCCGCCTGCTGA
- the nt5c2a gene encoding 5'-nucleotidase, cytosolic IIa isoform X2: MYPNKFIQRGDTERFYILNTLFNLPETYLFACLVDFFSNCSRYSSCETGFKDGDLFMSYKSMFQDVRDGVDWIHFKGSLKEKTVENLEKYVVKDPKLPLLLSRMNEVAKVFLATNSDFKYTEKIMTYLFDFPHGPKPGTPHRPWKSYFDLILVDARKPVFFGEGTVLRQVDTITGRLKIGTYTGSLQHGIVYSGGSSDIVCDLLGAKGKDIIYIGDHIFGDILKSKKRQGWRTFLVIPELAQELHVWTDKSSIFEELQSLECFLAELYKNLDSSSNERPDISSLQRRIKKVTHDMDMCYGMMGSLFRSGSRQTLFASQVMRYADLYAASFINLLYYPFSYLFRAAHVLMPHESTVEHAHVSVIDTESPLATRNRHDVDLKEMECKRLQLTRSVSEIQPPHFFPQAPQEITHCHDEDDDEEEELVVTSAC; encoded by the exons ATGTACCCCAACAAGTTCATTCAGCGTGGAGACACGGAGCGCTTCTACATCCTCAACACACTCTTCAACCTGCCTG AAACCTACCTCTTTGCTTGCCTGGTAGATTTCTTCAGTAACTGCTCCCGATACTCGAG CTGTGAGACCGGCTTCAAAGATGGCGACCTTTTCATGTCCTATAAGAGCATGTTCCAGGATGTCAGAGACGGCGTGGACTGGATCCATTTCAAG GGGTCCTTAAAAGAAAAGACTGTGGAAAACCTGGAGAAGTATGTGGTAAAGGAT CCAaagcttcctcttctcctcagcCGCATGAACGAAGTAGCCAAAGTGTTCCTGGCCACCAACAGTGATTTCAAATACACCGAG AAAATAATGACCTACCTGTTTGACTTTCCCCACGGCCCGAAG ccaGGTACACCCCACCGGCCGTGGAAGTCCTACTTTGACCTGATCCTGGTGGACGCTCGCAAGCCTGTGTTCTTTGGAGAGGGAACAGTGCTGCGGCAGGTCGacact ATCACGGGTCGGCTGAAGATCGGCACGTACACGGGATCCCTCCAGCACGGTATCGTTTACTCCGGAG GTTCCTCAGACATCGTGTGCGACCTGCTGGGCGCTAAAGGAAAGGACATCATCTACATTGGAGACCACATTTTCGGTGACATCCTGAAGTCCAAGAAGCGGCAGGGCTGGAGGACGTTCCTGGTGATTCCTGAGCTGGCCCAGGAGTTGCATGTGTGGACTGACAAGAGCT CTATTTTTGAGGAGCTTCAGTCTCTGGAATGCTTCCTTGCAGAGCTTTACAA GAATctggacagcagcagcaatgaGAGGCCCGACATCAGCTCGCTGCAGAGACGGATTAAG AAAGTGACACATGACATGGACATGTGCTACGGCATGATGGGAAGTCTGTTCCGCAGCGGCTCCCGACAGACGCTGTTCGCCTCCCAGGTGATGCGCTACGCTGACCTGTACGCCGCCTCCTTCATCAACCTGCTGTACTACCCCTTCAGCTACCTGTTCAGAGCTGCACACGTGCTG ATGCCCCACGAGTCGACGGTGGAACACGCCCACGTAAGCGTCATCGACACCGAGTCGCCGCTGGCCACGCGGAACCGCCACGACGTCGACCTCAAGGAGATGGAGTGCAAGCGGCTCCAGCTGACCCGGTCCGTCAGCGAGATCCAGCCCCCCCACTTCTTCCCCCAGGCGCCGCAAGAGATCACGCACTGccacgacgaggacgacgacgaggaggaaga ACTGGTCGTCACATCCGCCTGCTGA
- the nt5c2a gene encoding 5'-nucleotidase, cytosolic IIa isoform X3 — translation MNEVAKVFLATNSDFKYTEKIMTYLFDFPHGPKPGTPHRPWKSYFDLILVDARKPVFFGEGTVLRQVDTITGRLKIGTYTGSLQHGIVYSGGSSDIVCDLLGAKGKDIIYIGDHIFGDILKSKKRQGWRTFLVIPELAQELHVWTDKSSIFEELQSLECFLAELYKNLDSSSNERPDISSLQRRIKKVTHDMDMCYGMMGSLFRSGSRQTLFASQVMRYADLYAASFINLLYYPFSYLFRAAHVLMPHESTVEHAHVSVIDTESPLATRNRHDVDLKEMECKRLQLTRSVSEIQPPHFFPQAPQEITHCHDEDDDEEEELVVTSAC, via the exons ATGAACGAAGTAGCCAAAGTGTTCCTGGCCACCAACAGTGATTTCAAATACACCGAG AAAATAATGACCTACCTGTTTGACTTTCCCCACGGCCCGAAG ccaGGTACACCCCACCGGCCGTGGAAGTCCTACTTTGACCTGATCCTGGTGGACGCTCGCAAGCCTGTGTTCTTTGGAGAGGGAACAGTGCTGCGGCAGGTCGacact ATCACGGGTCGGCTGAAGATCGGCACGTACACGGGATCCCTCCAGCACGGTATCGTTTACTCCGGAG GTTCCTCAGACATCGTGTGCGACCTGCTGGGCGCTAAAGGAAAGGACATCATCTACATTGGAGACCACATTTTCGGTGACATCCTGAAGTCCAAGAAGCGGCAGGGCTGGAGGACGTTCCTGGTGATTCCTGAGCTGGCCCAGGAGTTGCATGTGTGGACTGACAAGAGCT CTATTTTTGAGGAGCTTCAGTCTCTGGAATGCTTCCTTGCAGAGCTTTACAA GAATctggacagcagcagcaatgaGAGGCCCGACATCAGCTCGCTGCAGAGACGGATTAAG AAAGTGACACATGACATGGACATGTGCTACGGCATGATGGGAAGTCTGTTCCGCAGCGGCTCCCGACAGACGCTGTTCGCCTCCCAGGTGATGCGCTACGCTGACCTGTACGCCGCCTCCTTCATCAACCTGCTGTACTACCCCTTCAGCTACCTGTTCAGAGCTGCACACGTGCTG ATGCCCCACGAGTCGACGGTGGAACACGCCCACGTAAGCGTCATCGACACCGAGTCGCCGCTGGCCACGCGGAACCGCCACGACGTCGACCTCAAGGAGATGGAGTGCAAGCGGCTCCAGCTGACCCGGTCCGTCAGCGAGATCCAGCCCCCCCACTTCTTCCCCCAGGCGCCGCAAGAGATCACGCACTGccacgacgaggacgacgacgaggaggaaga ACTGGTCGTCACATCCGCCTGCTGA